A genomic region of bacterium contains the following coding sequences:
- a CDS encoding ABC transporter substrate-binding protein translates to MPEKRELRVLTSTAITSLDPHTTDDSSTLSFLSNIYEPLVSSTESNQAVPVLAISWSNPDENTWRFDLRMNVRFHEGSSFTAEDVKYSIDRGTQHPQSWIRPELPLMRVVRVVDADTVEIVTEKPAPLLLNNMTRVLIVPKNSENYLSKRCNGTGPYKLVKFQRDGTVVQGFLNYWKGKPYWNRAVFVSDSDPNQRINAILNDRADVIDHPPEEDLPRLEGEKKARVVQSPGLKMTILGFLVKDSSNPFSDPAVRRAVALTIDQQLLINEA, encoded by the coding sequence ATGCCTGAAAAACGAGAACTGAGAGTACTGACATCAACGGCTATTACATCTCTGGATCCTCATACGACCGACGATTCAAGCACACTTTCATTCCTTTCCAATATTTATGAGCCGCTCGTAAGTTCAACCGAGAGCAATCAGGCTGTGCCCGTTCTTGCAATTTCGTGGTCGAATCCAGATGAGAATACCTGGCGATTTGACTTGCGAATGAACGTCCGGTTTCATGAAGGATCGTCTTTTACAGCAGAAGATGTGAAATATAGCATTGACCGCGGCACCCAACATCCGCAATCATGGATAAGACCGGAGCTTCCCCTAATGCGTGTTGTGCGAGTGGTGGACGCTGATACGGTTGAGATTGTGACCGAGAAGCCAGCGCCACTTTTACTGAATAACATGACAAGGGTGCTCATCGTTCCGAAGAACTCAGAAAACTACTTATCGAAACGCTGTAATGGAACAGGTCCTTACAAGCTTGTAAAGTTCCAAAGGGACGGGACGGTTGTCCAGGGCTTTCTGAATTACTGGAAAGGCAAACCATACTGGAATCGTGCCGTCTTTGTTTCAGATTCCGATCCAAATCAACGAATAAACGCCATACTGAACGACAGGGCAGATGTGATCGATCACCCTCCAGAAGAGGATTTGCCACGATTAGAAGGTGAAAAAAAAGCGCGGGTTGTCCAGAGCCCTGGACTAAAGATGACCATTCTCGGATTTCTCGTGAAGGATTCTTCAAATCCTTTTTCCGATCCTGCAGTGCGCAGAGCAGTAGCTCTGACTATCGATCAGCAACTACTGATCAATGAAGCAT